The DNA sequence ccggatcgaaaaattttgaagttttgagggtcggtctacactgatccaaaaaattcccgacttttggaaaataaataaaaaattcccaaaaaattagaaaaatcccaaaaattctgaaaaaatcacaaaaaatgggaaatagccacattcaactggcccgaccctattttgtgattttcgggtcccgaatccccaaaatgaccattttacccctccggGCCTTTTGCCctaaaattttcccgaaccatcccgacacTCTATTTGATCTTTCCGTGGgacgatagggccatattagatgtgtcgtgtcttgattgattgattgaattaattgagattaccttgattgcgcattaaatttctaatTGTGATTGTTATGGTAGAAAATTCtcgtccgcatgataccttagattgtTAGAATCTAgctcacccaaaatttcgtctgcatgaattcttaggttaggaGATTACTCAACTTAGGTAACCAAAAGAGCGTCGATacaaatctcggcgtaaccaagttcccggacccaaatctctggttttcgtagaatcgaacggtttctcccgaccgctcaatagggttcccgatcataccctccaaaaattgatcggtggcgactccatatgcatgtacactatacacatgtcacccgaccatactaaggtcgatcccgatatttctaaaaatctttcttcacatcgcgattcgagtaatgagtCCTTGGGAGGGACTCGCGCGCTGAAGATCCACCtccaaccgggtcggaagcgcggctcgttaacttTCGCACAACTTCGCCCGCTCTAGATCGAAGAGGAGGGTTGCGACAACTGTCTCCCAAGCCAAAAGCACAAATATCATCTAGCTACGATCTACTACGGAAAATAATTTGGAACAAGCACATTAATGTCCAAATCTTAGACAAAAAGATTGTATGGAAAAAGAAGTTATGAGCAAACAAAGAAGCATGAGTGGAGAAGCATGCTATTTTCCACGCAAACACAAATTCGGGATGCTTATCAAAGTGACGACAGGTTCAAATGAGCTATTCATAGTGAGAAGACAGTGATGAAAGGAAAGCTAGAAATGGTGATAGACTCAAAAGGCAACACAAAATGAGTCATCGAGCTCACCATTGAAGTTGATGAAATGTCTATGTGGGGACTCGCCCCGGCTCCTTTCGTTGGATTCCTTTGGAATTCAATCGGAAATGGCCGCAGAGTCGTGCAAGAGTCGAGACTCGGAAGAGCTGGGAAAAGATAATGTCCCTATTTAGGAAGGCTAGTGCCGAAGCTCGAAATTTGGTGGGTGAAGCTAGTTCAAAGCCACAACCCATGCCCGTGACAAGCTTCGCGGAACAGATAAGGGATTTGATAGCTTATTTCTCCTTGGTCCTTCTACCTGTGAAGagggatttgagagagagagagagagcagatttTAATTCGTGGGATGGGATGGGCAAAGAAGAGACAGTCATTAGGAAGAGGctgagagagaaaaggagggaAGTAGTAACGGACGCTAACAGAGACGGAGGATTTTgtgggttttgaaattttgtcatgtGTGGGTCCTGCTTTGCCACGTGTCGATCTTCGAGTGGTCATCCTTAGAGATGTGATGGCGCTTCCAaagcacctaatattttctacAAGGCTTAGAGGTTTCAATCATCCtacattaaaataatttaaaaaagtgaAAGTTCGTACGCCCCCAGTATTTAGGAAAATGAAGAATGTGTAATGTGAAAGTTAGCATTGATTTAGACCGATCTAAAGTAGAAAACAAGCTTCTACGTTCTCATCATAAATCTAAATAGTAGTCAAATATTCAAGAATTacggaaaaataaataaataaatatgtaaattatttgcatttttgaaagtttcagatttttttggttaaaatttcCCAAATGCGAAAGCAGCAtgatttaaattaatttaaaaataaaaggcaaAAGTCAATCCAAATACCCGCAAGTCACGGCAAAAAGGCTCCTTTGCTGgtcaaaaactttcaaaaaaaaaaaaagaacttgcaaTTTACCTTTGCCACTTAAACATACAGCTTAACCATCACGTACTTcgtcaaaaaaacaaaaaatgaaacatcACGTTCGCTGCTcccaccaaaaaataaaattaaaaaattatcacgtaCACGTTGCGTGTCATGACTTTTGCTAATCGGCAAAAGGAGGCTTAACATCAAAtatcaaattaatacacattcTCGAGTTGGATTGCCAGAATGATGTGAACTCTAAATTTAATGGCTTTTAATAGCGCAAAGTGGAGTGACcaatcaaaactttaaaaaataaaaaataaacattttcGTAACTtatgtaaataaataaaatctaaaCTTCCATTCTAACGTGGACTGGACGGACGAATCGAAAGGTGCCAGTGGACGCGGTCCACCAAATCATGCCCACGTCATTCACTCTTTTTCGTCAAGAGGCAGCCCCCACCGCACGTTTCCCACGATcgaaaacgacgccgtttcgtCTGTCTGGGAGCTCCTTTTCGCTCGCTCACCGGTTCATAAACCGGCCATTGACAGGAATCACACACACAGTGAGACGTTTGAATCAGTAGGCCTTGACCTTTCGTCTGTCCTCTCTGCCTCTGAACCATTCATGCCGGCCACCTTGATCTTCACACCCTCGCTCTTAGGCCATGTGCTGCATCAAATTGATCGCTCTTCTCTGATTCGTCGAGTTCTCAAGTTCGAGCCGCGAGGGTCGTGAAGTCGGCGATTGTTGCTCTCTTGATTCAATCCGAATTCGCCTCTCTTCGATTGGTGCCGCGTCGAAAATCCGATACTGTTTTTTTCTTGTCCTCTTTTGATTTGTGGTTGAAATGGTCGATTCTGATCGATCGGTCTCGGTCTGCAATCCCGTTGACCACTTGAGAGCCATGGCCGGCTCTTTCAATCCGGCCGATGCGGGCCCCAAGCCGAATCGGAGTCATCAACCCCACAGGAATCGGAAAGTACCCAGTTCCGTCAATTGCGCGAGAACTGGCGCCTGCGATGGGTCTCGAACCGCCGCGATGGATCTCGCCATCCTGGTCGCCGTCGTCGTGGCTTGTGGGTTTCTGCTGTTTCCTTACGTCGAGTTCGCGCGCCTCTGGTTAATCGGAGCCGGAGGGAAGATCGCGAGCGCGTTTGCCGACGAGCTTTCCGAGGCTCCGTGGATTTACGGGTCCATCGGACTGAGTCTGTCTTGTGCCGCGTTCGCTTGCTGGTTGCTTCTGATGTACTCGACCCGGAAATGCGGGAATCCCAAGTGTAAGGGCCTGAGAAAAGCGGCTGAATTCGATATTCAGCTGGAGACGGAGGAGTGCGTGAAGAGCAATCCGTCTTCCCTCATGAAAGGTGGATTCAGGAGGGGCATATTCGAATTGCCTCGGGATCACCACCGCGAGCTGGAGGCAGAGCTGAAGAAGATGGCGCCGCCCAACGGAAGGGCTGTTCTCATGTTCCGAGCGCGATGTGGGTGTGTCATCGGGAGATTGGTAGCTCCCGGACCGAAGAAGCAGCGGAAGATCAGGAAGTAGGAGTGCTGTCGTTGGTTACTTGATTAAAGAGGAGATATAATTGAATGCAGGGACTGGTTATCAGGCAGAGATGAGTTGCTCCTTTGTGGAGTCCTAAATAAAGCTCATTGCACTATGTTATTAGGATTACGTACAAATTATTCTGATTAGACGATATTACTGCTCGTTATATTGGTTTCGCTTACTACTTTTCAGTATTGATTTGGCACAAGCAAAAGATCAAACTTTGTACCATACTTTTTGCATCCTCCCCTCATCCTGCAAATGGTCAATTTCGTGTTGATCACGGATCATGGTGAAGTTGGAAATTCGTACTGCCTTGTGAGGGGTTAACCAGTCGCATACCACCAGTTTGGCTGCATATAGAGCTGGTATGTGATATGGAAAGTAGCTTTGTTCTTGGGCATCAATGGAAGGTTCTGTATCCCGATATCCGTCTTGCAAAATGGTTATTAGTTCATGGGAGTCTCAAGTATGAACTGATAGCTTGCGCTCTTGCTGAGCTAATGTACCTCAGGATCAACTAGATCTAACCCGGTAAACTGTGTAAACCCTATCAATGTTCATTTACAGTCTGGTTACGAAGATTCACTTAGGAAAGCATCAGATGAGAGACATGAGATTTACCATCTTGTGAAGATTGCTAACTTGAAGAGAGAACACTTCCTTAACAGTTCTATCTATTTGTTTAAGCATGAGTTATGGCGATGTTTGGAGGATATTCATGTTTTTTTAGCCAGAGTTTACGTACTCCTGGGGTTCATATATTTGTGACTAATTCAGTTCTCTTTCTCGAGATATTTGTAGCGGTGGGTTCATTAGCTGTCAGAATGTTTAGCTCTTgccagaatcattttgctcaAGTAAAAGAAAACTTGTATCTCCAGATTCTATCAGACAGTAAGAACTGTATCCTCTTACCACCTGAAAGTCCTAACCTGGGGTGTACTCTGCTTGGAGTTGGATCCCCTGCTTTCTATCCGGGCAACTTGACATGGGTACAAGTCAGGACCATTCCCTTCTAAAAACTAAGCAAGAGCTGCAGTGGACGACTATGGTCGAGATTTGCTTCGATATATTAATATGGTTACAAATCTTGTCCTTGGCCCCCACAGATACTTCAAATTCTGTGTCTGTACTATCCAGTGTTTTCAACTTCGTAAATCTCTTGAAGGTTATAGTCTTTCCTTTCTGAAAATTCTATCTGCAGCTTTTCTAGTTCGGCTTTGTTCTACATTGTTAAGTATTGTGCAGTAGCCTGTCCGGAGTTCCTGCCTGATCTCACATTTCGAGTTCTGGGCTAGGACACTCGAGGAGCCCACGCCACGCTCCTGGGAAGAGCTTCAATCTTCGCTGATCCTTAGCCAGTTTCATGGACAATGTTATCAGAACCAGCCTGCGGGGGTCTTTGCATACTCGGCAAGAATAGATTGCGGTGACATGTTTGCCCTAATAAATTATGAACCCATGCTTTTCAGGTAAAGTGTTCCCTCCATCAGGATTGGTAGAGTTCGTGGAATAGTTAAGACTTTATACCATAGTCTGATGCAGTCTTGAGGCAAGATGAACCTAATCCATTGTACCAGAAACAATCCCAAAACAGAACCTGAAGTTGTAAAATGCAAAGGTGAGCAGTTTCCAAACCTTCCCATCGAAATCGgcttcctattttttgaaatctgaaatttaCCCGGCATACTATAGAACCTTGAACCTACCTTATCATAGGCTCCATGGTCTATCCAAGTTAtacatatattcttaattgaacgattgcaatGCATTATCATCGCCATTAATCATCATTTGCTTTTACAATCTACTagccacaactcatatttaggcACACAAAAGATATGAAACATtacaaagtaaaagtttcagTCATGAATatccaaaaatgaaaactcaAATTAGTGATtccagattacacactcattgTCGGACACCATGGAATACCGCAAAATCACTTGAAGACATAAACCAAGAAAAACGCAAAGAATTGTTCCGGGTTTCACCTCTTGAAAGCTGGAACCTACACGTTAGAACCGAttccctaatttttggaatctaaAACTGACCTTGCATACTtgggaacctaaaacctatcatGTTTCCATCGGTCCGGTTCTCCGGTTTCGGGTTCTATCGTGAAAATATGATCAGCCCTAGTAAATTGTAGATTTCTAAAGGTTATCTTTTGATGTCATTAGTTTGGAAGGGTTAAATTGCAATAAAGACCAAAATTTGGAGAAGAGTGTAGCTATAACTTGGAGTTGTACGATGTAGATGTTCTAACATGTTTCTTCAGGATAATTAcccaaaaaagtactaaacatattgcaattgtgccaattcagtcctaaaatctttttttaatcaattcggTGCTaagccttttgtatttgtaccaatttagtcttaaatttctTGCATATGTGCCAATTCAATGTTGGTCGCACCGCATCGTTGATATATGGAAAAAATTAGCTgaaaggactgaattaacaagaaattatttagattttttttaagaattgaactgatataattataatagatttatgacttttttggtaattatcccgtTTATTCCGTGAACACTTTGGCACCTTGTAGCCATGTTCATCTACACATTGTCATTTCAAAGACTTTTATGGCTCACCGAGgtagcaaaagcaaaaatttcCTGACACTGCCATGCTCGGGACGCTTGAAAATTGAAGTAAAAAATTACCTATGGATTTATATACAAGCATTCTACGTGAGATAttgaaaattcttttcaaaattgatcaaaaattgaaaaactatgCCTTTTCTAGATGTTTGACTCTCCATGTTCTCATACGACAACCTACATCTGTCCATCAGACAGTCCCTGTGGCGTGACTGGTGTCCATGACC is a window from the Rhodamnia argentea isolate NSW1041297 chromosome 8, ASM2092103v1, whole genome shotgun sequence genome containing:
- the LOC115752902 gene encoding uncharacterized protein At5g19025-like, with amino-acid sequence MVDSDRSVSVCNPVDHLRAMAGSFNPADAGPKPNRSHQPHRNRKVPSSVNCARTGACDGSRTAAMDLAILVAVVVACGFLLFPYVEFARLWLIGAGGKIASAFADELSEAPWIYGSIGLSLSCAAFACWLLLMYSTRKCGNPKCKGLRKAAEFDIQLETEECVKSNPSSLMKGGFRRGIFELPRDHHRELEAELKKMAPPNGRAVLMFRARCGCVIGRLVAPGPKKQRKIRK